ATGGCGGAGTAGACGTGGACGATCTCCTCCGCCTCCGGGCCGATCACCCTCGCCAGCTCGGCGCGGCGGTCGAGGGAGAGCAGGGCGGTGGGGAAGCCGTCGGCGCCGTAGGCGGCGTGACAGAGACCCGCCAGACGGAGGGCCGGCCGGGCCTCCCAGGCCGCGAGCAGTCGGTACACCCGGCAGAGGTGGGCGAGCAACGTCCCGCCGGGGTGCGCTATTTGCTCGGCGCCCAACTGCCGGAGGAATCCGACGGTTTGGGCGGCCGTGGACGGAACGACAGCGGGAGGGGAGGGAGAGGGAGGTGAGGGAGAGGGAAGGGAAGCGGACATGGGGGTGGCGTCCTCTCGGTGCGCGAAAGGTCGGCACCCGTCCGCTCCCCAC
This genomic interval from Streptomyces sp. B21-083 contains the following:
- a CDS encoding DUF6817 domain-containing protein; amino-acid sequence: MSASLPSPSPPSPSPPAVVPSTAAQTVGFLRQLGAEQIAHPGGTLLAHLCRVYRLLAAWEARPALRLAGLCHAAYGADGFPTALLSLDRRAELARVIGPEAEEIVHVYSAMARKATYPGLALPNAPFYDRFTGGARPVNRSRREDLAELTAANELDLARVNPVFREQWGPDLLALFTGFRPLLSGLAWEDVETTLGRRDRR